In the Topomyia yanbarensis strain Yona2022 chromosome 3, ASM3024719v1, whole genome shotgun sequence genome, one interval contains:
- the LOC131689204 gene encoding uncharacterized protein LOC131689204, whose protein sequence is MIKLGSVSVRSISLVILSLSYVLSDTCPVYLTLSSLSRHIENASVVINWGPDCESPPDWIGLYTENPAISNDPPTVKVIVNGQTSGEVITEQKFGKQRLPGGWNFEEVLRHIPKRRAKPLCFGFYLVSYDKNNELQTFECLKIQPNWMFTEGNIGNVSLKDLFLPGTHCSACYQTKANVNNVFLKRAGYRQDLDIWTQLVFGIRYLDFSIGYHPSHNGTRNFWIMNESYRVGSIIPILQDIRRFVILSEESVFLDFRRFPLGFHNHPEQHAEFLQILDQELGDLIYRRPNFGNEEKDERQSHHLTMAQMRQEGKYILVTYSHAASLNESDLIWAPWKKHSSSFLKHTELGEFMKNLFSQKHPDAPKDISWSFYGVQGLQSSYSPDESYMLPKERANLINPKLMTMLGGPWSLRANAVLLDYFTNTNLIDMAVHTNRYKTLKSLGDEAVVLDIQ, encoded by the exons ATGATAAAACTCGGAAGCGTTTCTGTTCGTTCTATTTCATTAGTGATCTTAAGTTTATCGTACGTTCTAAGTGATACCTGTCCAGTTTATTTGACCCTATCGTCACTCTCGAGACACATAGAGAACGCTTCAGTGGTCATAAACTGGGGTCCCGATTGTGAAAGTCCACCCGATTGGATAGGACTCTACACGGAAAACCCAGCGATATCCAATGATCCTCCCACAGTTAAAGTGATCGTCAATGGACAAACGTCCGGAGAAGTCATCACTGAACAAAAATTTGGAAAACAACGTTTACCGGGAGGGTGGAATTTCGAAGAAGTCCTCAGACACATCCCGAAACGTCGGGCCAAACCATTATGCTTCGGTTTCTATCTAGTAAGCTACGACAAAAACAACGAACTGCAAACATTTGAATGTCTGAAAATTCAACCAAACTGGATGTTCACCGAAGGCAACATCGGAAACGTATCGCTGAAGGATCTTTTCCTCCCGGGAACCCACTGTTCAGCCTGTTATCAGACTAAAGCCAATGTGAATAACGTCTTCCTCAAACGAGCTGGCTACCGGCAGGATCTAGACATATGGACTCAACTAGTCTTCGGAATCCGATATCTGGACTTTTCAATCGGTTATCATCCGTCTCATAATGGAACCCGAAATTTCTGGATTATGAACGAAAGCTACCGAGTGGGATCGATCATTCCCATTCTACAGGACATACGCCGCTTCGTCATCCTATCGGAGgaatcagttttcctagatttCCGACGTTTCCCGCTTGGCTTCCATAACCATCCCGAGCAGCATGCcgaattcctccaaattttagATCAAGAACTGGGTGACCTCATCTACCGTCGGCCCAACTTTGGCAACGAAGAGAAGGACGAAAGGCAATCCCATCATCTGACGATGGCACAGATGCGCCAGGAGGGAAAGTATATTCTTGTCACGTACAGTCACGCGGCCAGTCTGAATG AATCCGATCTGATATGGGCACCGTGGAAGAAACATTCCAGCTCGTTTTTGAAACACACCGAACTCGGCGAGttcatgaaaaatttattcTCTCAAAAACATCCGGATGCCCCGAAAGATATCAGCTGGAGCTTCTACGGTGTTCAAGGATTACAAAGTAGCTAC AGTCCCGACGAGAGCTATATGCTGCCAAAGGAACGCGCAAATTTAATCAACCCAAAGCTGATGACAATGCTCGGAGGGCCATGGAGCCTGCGAGCCAACGCCGTTCTCTTGGACTATTTTACCAACACTAATCTGATTGACATGGCCGTTCACACAAATCGTTACAAAACACTCAAGAGCTTAGGCGACGAGGCTGTCGTGTTGGATATTCAGTAG
- the LOC131689203 gene encoding putative alpha-L-fucosidase, producing MAVRLRHLLFFLVIWIQLTIGSSVRRNNRLTKEKKVDKYEPTWASLDSRPLPKWYDDAKIGIFIHWGVYAVPSYGSEWFWINWKGYKYDAYVNYMANNYKPDFTYQDFARDFTAELFNATEWAELFAQSGARYVVLTSKHHEGYTLWPSKYTYSWNSVDVGPHRDIIGELSTAIRKNSNLTFGVYYSLFEWFNRLYHDDKLHAFLKHDYVDSKVWPELKELINSYKPEVLWSDGDWEAPDGYWKAKEFFTWLYNESPVRDTVVTNDRWGIGTLCLHGDFYTCSDRYNPGVLQTHKWENAMTIDKMSWGHRQNAKLEDFMSSSELIAEIASTVSCGGNILINVGPTKYGTIDPIFAERLTDMGRWLKTNGEAIYKSKPWVYQNDTLTSDVWYTTKSSSAYESEVGFSNVYAMVLNYPYKSNNVQLGAFGEMYANVVQISMLGFNTSLRWKPTDKGIQVEFPPKNEIDRLQLKLAWTLKIVLSSSKQ from the exons ATGGCGGTGCGTTTGAGacatttgttattttttctagtGATATGGATTCAGTTGACTATCGGTAGTTCTGTGAGGCGTAATAATCGCTTAACGAAGGAGAAGAAAGTAGACAAATATGAACCGACATGGGCTAGTTTGGATTCGCGACCTCTTCCGAAGTGGTATGACGATGCGAAAATTGGTATTTTCATTCATTGGGGAGTCTACGCGGTGCCTAGCTATGGATCCGAGTGGTTTTGGATCAATTGGAAAG GTTATAAGTACGACGCCTACGTAAACTATATGGCCAATAACTACAAGCCGGACTTCACCTATCAAGATTTTGCACGGGATTTCACTGCGGAATTATTCAACGCCACCGAATGGGCTGAACTGTTTGCCCAATCCGGAGCTCGGTACGTAGTGTTAACCAGTAAACATCATGAGGGGTACACTCTTTGGCCTTCAAAGTACACCTACAGTTGGAATTCAGTGGACGTAGGACCACACCGGGATATTATCGGCGAACTTTCGACTGCTATTCGAAAGAACTCAAATCTCACCTTTGGCGTTTACTACTCATTATTTGAATGGTTCAATCGGCTCTATCACGACGATAAGTTGCACGCTTTTCTCAAGCATGACTACGTTGACAGCAAGGTATGGCCAGAGTTGAAGGAACTGATCAATTCGTACAAACCGGAGGTTCTTTGGAGTGACGGCGATTGGGAGGCACCGGATGGCTATTGGAAGGCAAAGGAATTCTTCACCTGGCTGTACAACGAATCACCCGTCAGGGATACCGTGGTGACGAACGATCGCTGGGGAATTGGGACGCTGTGTTTGCATGGAGACTTTTACACTTGCTCCGATCGTTACAATCCGG GGGTTCTTCAGACGCACAAATGGGAGAATGCCATGACAATCGATAAGATGAGCTGGGGCCACCGTCAGAATGCGAAGTTGGAAGATTTTATGAGCTCTTCGGAATTGATTGCTGAGATTGCTAGTACTGTGAGTTGCGGGGGTAATATTCTTATCAATGTGGGTCCTACCAAGTACGGGACGATTGATCCGATATTTGCCGAGCGTTTGACTGATATGGGCAG GTGGCTTAAAACTAATGGGGAAGCAATTTACAAGTCTAAACCGTGGGTGTATCAGAACGACACACTGACATCGGATGTTTGGTATACTACGAAGAGTTCATCAGCTTACGAGAGTGAAGTAGGTTTTAGCAACGTCTACGCTATGGTGCTGAACTACCCTTATAAATCTAATAATGTGCAATTGGGAGCCTTCGGTGAAATGTATGCAAATGTTGTGCAGATTTCAATGCTAGGGTTTAACACCAGTTTAAGG tggaaaccaaCAGATAAGGGTATTCAGGTGGAATTTCCGCCCAAAAATGAGATTGATCGGCTCCAGCTTAAACTTGCCTGGACGTTGAAGATTGTGCTGTCCTCAAGCAAGCAATAA